A genomic window from Amia ocellicauda isolate fAmiCal2 chromosome 15, fAmiCal2.hap1, whole genome shotgun sequence includes:
- the kera gene encoding keratocan produces MFASIAVLLLAASVWSQDMSYAEYLEQIQACPEECRCPPSFPNAVYCDSKGLKQIPSIPPYTWYLYLQNNLIDVVSEKSFKNVTQLKWINLNKNKITNNGIEKNVFQEMTSLLYLYIEDNLLDEVPSLLPKRLEQLRLSRNRISKIPPGVFDGMENLAMLDLQNNKLEDSAITENTFKGTKNLVQINLSKNNLKKMPAGLPSTTLQLFLDSNSIEKIPDNYFKETPKVSFLRLNYNKLADGSLPKNIFNISTILDLQLSHNQLTQVPQFHRSLEHLHLDHNKIKSVNGSDICPLPVGIVDDYHDEKTPRLRYLRLDGNEIKPPIPMDLMMCFRLLRAVVI; encoded by the exons ATGTTTGCAAGCATTGCTGTTTTGCTACTGGCTGCTTCGGTCTGGTCTCAAGATATGTCTTATGCTGAATATCTTGAACAAATTCAGGCATGTCCAGAGGAATGCCGTTGTCCACCTAGCTTTCCCAATGCTGTTTATTGTGACAGCAAGGGGCTGAAGCAGATACCCAGCATCCCCCCCTACACCTGGTACTTGTATCTCCAAAACAACCTGATCGATGTTGTTTCAGAAAAGTCCTTTAAGAATGTCACGCAACTCAAGTGGATCAACTTGAACAAGAACAAGATCACCAATAACGGgattgaaaaaaatgtatttcaggaAATGACAAGTCTGCTGTATTTGTATATAGAAGATAACCTGCTGGACGAAGTGCCCTCTCTTCTTCCAAAAAGACTGGAACAACTGCGACTATCAAGGAACAGAATCTCCAAAATCCCTCCTGGGGTCTTTGATGGCATGGAAAACCTTGCAATGTTAGACCTTCAAAACAATAAGCTGGAGGATTCAGCCATTACAGAAAATACCTTTAAGGGCACGAAGAATCTCGTCCAGATCAACCTGTCTAAAAACAATCTGAAGAAAATGCCTGCTGGATTGCCTTCAACTACCTTGCAGTTATTCCTTGATAGCAACTCAATTGAGAAAATCCCTGACAACTACTTCAAGGAAACACCAAAAGTTTCCTTCCTTAGGCTTAATTATAACAAGCTTGCTGATGGCAGCCTTCCAAAGAACATCTTCAACATCTCCACCATCCTCGACTTGCAGTTATCTCACAACCAGCTCACCCAAGTGCCTCAGTTCCATCGCAGCCTGGAACACCTCCATCTCgatcataacaaaataaaaa GTGTTAATGGTAGTGACATATGCCCTCTGCCTGTCGGTATCGTTGATGACTACCATGATGAAAAGACGCCACGTCTACGTTACCTTCGTCTCGATGGCAATGAGATAAAGCCGCCCATTCCAATGGACCTCATGATGTGCTTCCGACTTCTACGGGCTGTTGTTATTTAA
- the lum gene encoding lumican, translating to MNNFHLPLLAALFSCVLCQYDYVYYDHPISMLGPSGPNCPQECECPVNFPTAMYCDNRKLKYIPIVPTGIKYLYLQGNQIDSIKSGVFDNATDLSWLILDNNQIVNSNIAKNTFNKLKSLQKLYMSFNNLTEPVGPLPKTLNELKLVGNKLSKFPSSLLDGLENLTSVHLQENQLKDDAIAGAFKGVKGLEYLDISHNKIKRLPLDMPNSLETFYADHNNITSIPSGYLQKFPKLQYLRISHNQLVDSGIPDNVFNISSLIELDLSFNKLKSIPAVNENLENLYLQANQIDKFDLVSFCKVTGPLNYSRLRHLRLDGNNLTQASLPFDMANCLRQAAEVILN from the exons ATGAATAATTTCCATCTCCCACTTTTAGCAGCATTGTTCAGCTGTGTTCTGTGCCAGTATGATTATGTATACTATGATCATCCAATATCCATGCTGGGACCCTCTGGACCTAACTGCCCACAGGAGTGTGAATGCCCTGTCAATTTCCCAACCGCCATGTATTGTGACAACCGCAAACTGAAGTACATACCCATAGTGCCTACTGGAATCAAATACCTGTACCTGCAAGGTAACCAAATCGATTCAATCAAGAGTGGCGTTTTTGATAATGCCACAGATCTCTCCTGGCTCATCCTTGACAACAATCAAATTGTTAACAGCAATATTGCCAAAAATACCTTTAACAAGCTGAAATCCTTGCAAAAGCTTTACATGAGCTTTAACAATCTCACAGAGCCTGTGGGCCCTCTCCCCAAGACCCTCAATGAGCTCAAATTGGTTGGGAACAAGCTCTCTAAGTTCCCATCCAGCCTCTTAGATGGACTGGAGAATCTCACTTCCGTTCACCTTCAAGAAAATCAGCTGAAAGACGATGCCATCGCAGGAGCTTTTAAAGGAGTCAAAGGCCTTGAGTACTTGGACATAAGCcataacaaaattaaaagatTGCCTCTGGATATGCCAAACTCATTGGAGACGTTCTATGCTGACCACAACAACATCACCAGCATCCCAAGCGGTTACTTGCAGAAATTTCCCAAACTGCAGTATCTGCGAATCTCCCACAATCAGCTGGTGGATTCTGGCATCCCTGACAATGTCTTCAACATCTCGTCTCTAATTGAACTGGACCTGTCTTTCAATAAGCTCAAGTCCATCCCAGCTGTCAACGAAAACCTGGAGAATCTGTACTTGCAAGCCAACCAAATCGACA agtTTGATCTGGTGAGCTTCTGCAAGGTCACCGGGCCTCTAAACTACTCCAGACTGAGACACCTGCGTCTGGATGGGAACAACCTGACCCAGGCCAGCCTGCCATTTGACATGGCCAACTGCCTCCGCCAAGCCGCTGAAGTGATCCTAAACTAA